Proteins encoded within one genomic window of Bacillus sp. 1NLA3E:
- the rsmB gene encoding 16S rRNA (cytosine(967)-C(5))-methyltransferase RsmB, whose translation MTENKKNVREATLELLETIDKNQAYSNLLLNKTIEKNQVDRIDVGLLTELTYGTLQRKMTLDYYLEPFLKDSKKIQGWVMNLLRVTLYQMVYLDKIPDRAAIYEAVEIAKKRGHKGISGLVNGVLRNIQRSGLRNLSDIVDPVERLSIETSHPLWLVKRWVTQLGFDKTKEMCELNLTAPVQTARVNITKISRDACLALLQEEGYNVEASPVIPEAIKALRGNLATSKAFKDGLFTIQDESSMLVAYALGISLNDRVLDACAAPGGKSTHIAERLDHTGAVVSLDLHEHKVKLISESAKRLGLNNIETKALDSRKVQEYFAPESFDKILLDAPCSGLGVMRRKPDMKYTKKVEDLNKLQVIQTDLFSSVAPLLKKGGILVYSTCTIDKEENSTVVENFLQKHPEFYGDTTMVERMPAPVGSLINDFSLQILPQDFGSDGFYIACLRKKV comes from the coding sequence ATGACTGAAAATAAAAAAAATGTTAGGGAAGCCACGCTTGAATTATTAGAAACCATTGATAAGAATCAGGCATACAGCAACCTTTTACTGAATAAAACGATTGAAAAAAATCAGGTTGATCGAATTGATGTTGGTCTTTTGACCGAACTGACCTATGGAACCCTGCAACGTAAAATGACGTTGGACTATTATTTGGAGCCGTTTTTAAAAGACAGCAAAAAAATCCAAGGTTGGGTTATGAACCTCCTTAGAGTCACGCTATATCAAATGGTCTATTTAGATAAAATCCCTGATCGGGCAGCGATTTACGAAGCGGTAGAAATTGCTAAAAAACGCGGACATAAAGGGATTTCTGGATTAGTAAACGGTGTATTAAGAAACATTCAGCGGAGTGGCCTTAGGAACTTGTCCGATATTGTTGATCCAGTTGAACGCTTAAGTATTGAGACTAGCCATCCGCTTTGGTTAGTAAAGCGCTGGGTCACACAACTAGGTTTTGATAAAACAAAGGAAATGTGTGAGCTTAATTTAACCGCACCCGTACAAACGGCACGTGTGAATATCACCAAAATCAGCAGAGATGCATGTCTTGCGCTACTTCAGGAAGAAGGCTATAACGTTGAAGCGAGTCCGGTTATTCCTGAAGCGATAAAAGCATTAAGAGGAAATCTCGCAACCTCAAAGGCCTTTAAGGATGGATTATTCACGATTCAAGACGAGAGTTCGATGCTAGTTGCCTATGCTTTAGGAATCAGCCTGAATGACCGGGTTCTTGATGCTTGTGCAGCCCCAGGTGGCAAATCAACCCATATTGCTGAACGTTTAGATCATACCGGGGCAGTCGTCTCTCTAGATCTCCATGAACATAAAGTAAAATTAATTTCAGAATCTGCTAAGCGGTTAGGACTCAATAATATTGAGACAAAAGCCCTTGACAGTCGAAAGGTCCAAGAGTATTTTGCTCCAGAATCCTTCGATAAAATTCTCTTAGATGCACCATGTTCAGGGCTTGGGGTTATGCGCCGAAAACCAGACATGAAATACACAAAAAAGGTTGAAGACCTTAATAAACTGCAAGTGATCCAAACAGACCTGTTTTCTTCAGTAGCCCCTTTGTTAAAAAAAGGTGGAATTTTAGTGTATAGTACATGTACGATAGATAAAGAAGAAAACTCAACCGTTGTCGAAAACTTTTTGCAAAAACATCCGGAGTTTTATGGTGATACTACGATGGTAGAACGGATGCCTGCACCGGTTGGGTCACTGATAAACGATTTTTCTCTACAAATTTTACCTCAGGACTTCGGTTCAGATGGATTTTATATAGCTTGTTTAAGAAAGAAGGTGTAA
- the def gene encoding peptide deformylase, whose amino-acid sequence MAVRKVVIYPADILEKNCDKVTKFDRRLIKILNDMYDTMIEFDGVGLAAPQIGLKQRIAIVDIDDELGTVELINPEVVEASGEQTGPEGCLSFPGLYGEVTRPNFIKVAAQNRKGKAFVLEAEGFLARAIQHEIDHLNGILFTSKVTRYMDEKELGGGEKE is encoded by the coding sequence ATGGCGGTACGAAAAGTAGTCATTTACCCAGCAGATATATTGGAGAAAAACTGTGATAAAGTAACAAAATTTGATAGAAGGCTAATAAAAATATTAAATGATATGTATGATACGATGATCGAGTTTGATGGTGTCGGATTGGCTGCACCACAAATAGGTTTAAAACAACGAATTGCCATTGTTGATATTGATGATGAGCTGGGAACCGTCGAGCTAATAAATCCAGAAGTTGTGGAAGCATCTGGAGAGCAGACCGGTCCTGAAGGCTGTTTAAGCTTTCCAGGCCTGTACGGAGAAGTGACCCGTCCCAATTTTATCAAAGTTGCGGCACAAAATCGCAAAGGAAAAGCTTTTGTCCTTGAAGCTGAAGGGTTTTTAGCAAGAGCCATTCAACATGAAATTGATCATTTAAATGGGATATTGTTCACTTCGAAGGTGACAAGGTACATGGATGAAAAAGAGTTAGGTGGAGGAGAAAAGGAATGA
- the fmt gene encoding methionyl-tRNA formyltransferase, with amino-acid sequence MTKIVFMGTPDFSVPVLRSLVEGGYDVIAVVTQPDKPVGRKKVMTPPPVKVEAINQGIPVFQPEKIRRMEELEPILALKPDLVVTAAFGQILPNELLEAPKYGCINVHASLLPELRGGAPIHYSILQGKKKTGITIMYMAEKLDAGDILTQAEVQITEEDNVGTLFEKLSDAGSKLLLETLPKLLSGEITPIPQDEEKATFAPNIKREQEKIDWSKSGEEIFNHIRGLNPWPVAYTIWNSLPLKVWQAVKFQVTKQEAPGTVIEIQKDGIIVATGNQTAIKITELQPSGKKRMLAEQFLLGAGSISVGDVIGDQHD; translated from the coding sequence ATGACGAAAATAGTATTTATGGGTACGCCAGACTTTTCAGTGCCTGTATTGAGGTCACTTGTTGAGGGTGGATATGATGTTATTGCCGTCGTTACTCAACCTGATAAACCTGTTGGCCGTAAAAAAGTGATGACCCCGCCACCTGTCAAAGTGGAAGCAATAAATCAAGGAATCCCTGTTTTTCAACCAGAAAAGATTCGGCGAATGGAGGAGCTTGAACCGATCCTCGCGTTAAAGCCTGATTTGGTGGTTACGGCAGCATTTGGGCAAATTTTACCGAATGAATTATTAGAAGCACCAAAGTATGGGTGTATCAATGTCCACGCCTCACTATTACCGGAATTACGCGGTGGGGCTCCGATTCATTATTCTATTTTGCAAGGTAAGAAAAAAACCGGTATTACCATTATGTATATGGCGGAAAAATTAGATGCTGGCGATATTCTGACTCAGGCAGAGGTTCAGATCACCGAGGAAGATAATGTGGGTACGCTGTTTGAAAAATTAAGCGACGCTGGATCTAAGCTTTTATTAGAAACTTTGCCTAAACTTTTGAGCGGGGAGATTACACCGATTCCTCAGGATGAAGAAAAAGCCACATTTGCTCCGAACATTAAGCGTGAACAGGAGAAAATTGACTGGTCAAAATCGGGTGAGGAAATCTTCAACCATATCAGGGGATTGAATCCGTGGCCGGTTGCTTATACTATTTGGAATAGCTTACCTTTAAAGGTTTGGCAAGCTGTAAAGTTCCAAGTAACAAAACAAGAGGCACCAGGGACAGTTATCGAGATCCAAAAAGATGGCATTATTGTTGCCACTGGTAATCAAACGGCCATAAAAATAACAGAGTTGCAGCCTTCAGGTAAAAAACGAATGTTAGCGGAACAATTTTTACTAGGCGCTGGATCCATCAGCGTCGGTGATGTGATAGGGGACCAACATGACTGA
- the priA gene encoding primosomal protein N' → MNIASVIVDVPAKQTDKSFDYLIPEQWMGMIEPGMRVIVPFGSRNIQGFVRELKDSSSFEKLREIIEPMDLTPVLNGEMLNIGDWLTEEVLCTKIAAYQAMIPAALKAQYEKNIMLTPGTRVEDLAFDLQPFLVNSQVLAWKDALKAGVISTVKKELAKGTVEVLYEVKERMKKKRLMHVFPGLPKEQLLREKDGLTRARKQQEVLAYFIDHPEPIELRQLQTNLGVNAGTIKGLVEKGILIQQEKEVYRDPYAEREFPKTEPLPLTDQQVQAITPVLSSIKNDRHDVFLLYGVTGSGKTEIYLQSIQQVIEKGKEAIVLVPEIALTPQMVHRFKGRFGDLVAVLHSGLSIGEKYDEWRKIQRKEVKVVVGARSAIYAPFENLGIIIIDEEHETSYKQEENPRYHARDVAIHRGILYQCPVILGSATPSLETFARAQKGVYQQLTLSKRMNDQGLPTVNIVDMREELREGNRSMFSRDLFEKLQDRIQKKQQTVLFLNKRGHSSFVMCRDCGYVILCPHCDISLTYHQVQNNMKCHYCGFESGVPNICPECQSDHIRYFGTGTQKVEEELGKLLPEAKVIRMDVDTTSRKGSHEKLLTEFHQGKADILLGTQMIAKGLDFPNITLVGVLSADTMLHLPDFRSSEKTFQLLTQVSGRAGRHQLPGEVVIQTYTPEHYSIELAGDQDFDRFYAKEMMMRKIHRYPPFYYLALVTVSHEELMKVVSITEKITRYLRSKLKNDAVILGPVASPIPRIKDRYRYQCLVKYKREPELGNALKYISNQLMKESSKSGLQIAIDMNPYILM, encoded by the coding sequence ATGAACATTGCCAGTGTGATCGTGGATGTACCAGCAAAACAAACTGATAAAAGCTTTGATTATCTTATTCCAGAACAGTGGATGGGGATGATTGAGCCAGGAATGCGGGTTATTGTTCCGTTTGGTAGCCGCAATATACAAGGATTTGTGAGAGAGCTTAAAGACTCCTCCTCATTTGAAAAATTAAGAGAAATCATTGAACCAATGGATTTAACACCCGTCCTTAATGGTGAAATGCTAAATATTGGTGATTGGTTAACGGAAGAAGTGTTATGTACGAAAATCGCTGCTTATCAAGCGATGATTCCCGCGGCTTTGAAAGCTCAATATGAAAAAAATATTATGCTAACCCCAGGAACTAGGGTAGAGGATTTGGCTTTTGATCTACAACCATTCTTAGTAAATAGCCAAGTACTAGCTTGGAAAGACGCACTAAAAGCTGGTGTCATTTCAACAGTTAAAAAGGAATTGGCCAAAGGGACAGTTGAAGTCTTATATGAAGTGAAGGAACGGATGAAAAAGAAGCGCTTAATGCATGTTTTCCCAGGCCTACCAAAAGAACAATTGCTCCGAGAAAAGGATGGACTTACTAGAGCTCGTAAGCAACAGGAGGTCCTAGCTTATTTCATCGATCATCCAGAACCAATCGAGTTGCGACAGCTCCAAACTAATCTAGGAGTAAACGCTGGAACAATAAAAGGTTTGGTCGAAAAAGGGATTCTTATTCAGCAAGAAAAGGAAGTTTATCGCGATCCTTATGCGGAAAGAGAGTTTCCCAAAACAGAGCCTTTGCCATTAACAGATCAACAGGTACAAGCCATTACCCCTGTTCTATCATCGATAAAAAATGATCGCCATGACGTCTTTCTTTTATATGGAGTAACCGGAAGTGGAAAAACGGAAATCTATCTTCAATCGATTCAACAAGTGATTGAAAAAGGCAAGGAGGCAATTGTCCTTGTTCCGGAGATAGCGCTGACACCACAAATGGTGCATCGTTTTAAAGGGAGATTTGGGGATTTGGTGGCTGTTTTACATAGTGGTTTGTCGATAGGTGAAAAGTATGATGAATGGCGGAAAATCCAACGTAAAGAAGTCAAGGTGGTTGTCGGAGCTCGTTCGGCGATTTATGCTCCGTTTGAAAATTTAGGGATTATTATTATTGATGAGGAGCATGAGACGAGTTATAAGCAGGAGGAGAATCCCCGCTACCACGCTAGGGATGTAGCCATCCATCGTGGGATCCTCTATCAATGCCCAGTGATCCTCGGAAGTGCCACCCCTTCGCTTGAAACATTTGCCCGGGCCCAAAAAGGAGTTTACCAGCAGTTGACCTTATCGAAACGGATGAATGACCAAGGCCTTCCCACCGTTAACATTGTCGATATGCGGGAGGAATTACGTGAAGGTAATCGTTCGATGTTTTCACGGGATTTATTTGAAAAGTTACAAGATCGTATCCAGAAAAAGCAACAAACAGTGCTATTTTTAAATAAGCGCGGTCACTCCTCGTTTGTGATGTGTCGAGATTGCGGATATGTCATCCTTTGTCCACACTGCGATATATCGTTAACATACCACCAAGTTCAGAACAACATGAAGTGTCATTACTGCGGCTTCGAATCCGGGGTACCTAATATTTGCCCAGAATGTCAGAGCGACCATATTCGCTATTTTGGGACAGGAACGCAAAAGGTTGAGGAAGAGCTTGGAAAGCTGTTGCCAGAAGCAAAGGTAATCAGGATGGATGTCGATACGACAAGCCGTAAAGGATCCCATGAAAAACTGTTAACTGAGTTTCATCAGGGAAAAGCAGATATTTTACTGGGAACGCAAATGATTGCAAAGGGTCTCGATTTCCCCAATATTACCCTAGTAGGGGTATTGTCAGCAGACACGATGCTCCATTTACCTGATTTCAGATCGTCGGAAAAGACGTTTCAATTATTAACGCAGGTAAGCGGACGGGCGGGGCGCCATCAATTACCAGGTGAGGTTGTCATCCAGACCTATACGCCTGAGCATTATAGTATCGAACTTGCTGGTGATCAGGATTTTGATCGTTTTTATGCAAAAGAAATGATGATGCGAAAAATCCATCGTTACCCACCATTTTATTATTTAGCGCTAGTGACGGTGAGCCATGAGGAATTAATGAAGGTCGTATCGATTACCGAAAAAATCACCAGATATTTACGATCAAAATTGAAGAATGACGCAGTCATATTGGGGCCTGTTGCCTCTCCTATTCCACGGATCAAAGATAGATATCGCTATCAATGTTTGGTAAAATACAAGCGGGAACCAGAGTTAGGTAATGCATTAAAATATATAAGTAATCAACTAATGAAGGAAAGTTCAAAAAGCGGCTTGCAAATAGCCATTGATATGAATCCTTATATTTTAATGTGA
- a CDS encoding Stp1/IreP family PP2C-type Ser/Thr phosphatase has product MKAVFMTDKGKIRQHNEDNGGIFVNFVGQRLAIVADGMGGHRAGDVASEMALNSLKDFWKETNEILTAEDAESWLKDHITKVNQMVFQHSQSHNECEGMGTTIVAAICTNRFTTIANIGDSRCYMSNDIGFKQITEDHSLVNELVRSGQISKEDAEHHPRKNVLLRALGTEAEVEMDIKTITFEEGDLLLLCSDGLSNKVKETEMVDVLVMNGQLEQKASQLIELANLYGGEDNITLVIVEFYDDKESGE; this is encoded by the coding sequence ATGAAGGCAGTTTTTATGACAGATAAAGGGAAAATCCGCCAACATAATGAAGATAATGGTGGGATTTTTGTGAATTTCGTTGGTCAACGCCTTGCCATTGTTGCAGATGGCATGGGTGGCCATCGTGCCGGTGATGTGGCAAGTGAAATGGCACTAAATAGTTTAAAGGATTTTTGGAAAGAAACAAACGAAATTTTAACTGCCGAAGATGCCGAAAGTTGGCTGAAGGATCATATTACTAAAGTGAACCAGATGGTATTCCAGCACTCACAGTCCCATAATGAATGTGAGGGAATGGGGACAACGATTGTTGCCGCGATTTGTACGAATAGGTTTACGACAATCGCCAATATTGGTGATAGTCGTTGTTATATGTCAAATGATATTGGTTTTAAGCAAATCACTGAAGATCATTCTTTAGTGAATGAGCTCGTTCGCTCTGGTCAAATTTCTAAAGAAGATGCAGAACATCATCCACGGAAAAATGTCCTATTACGAGCATTGGGAACAGAAGCTGAAGTTGAGATGGATATTAAAACGATTACCTTTGAAGAAGGCGATCTTTTACTATTATGCTCTGATGGATTATCGAATAAAGTAAAAGAAACAGAAATGGTGGACGTATTAGTCATGAATGGCCAGTTAGAACAAAAGGCATCCCAACTCATCGAACTTGCTAATCTATATGGTGGCGAAGATAATATCACCCTCGTGATTGTAGAATTCTATGATGACAAGGAAAGTGGTGAGTAA
- the rlmN gene encoding 23S rRNA (adenine(2503)-C(2))-methyltransferase RlmN — translation MQNEISTENHTTSEEKPSIYSFQLGELKDWLEQHGEKAFRAEQIYDWLYKKRASSFEEMSNLSKGLRDKLDEYFVLTTLKTIIQQTSADGTIKFLFEIKDGYSIETVLMRHDYGNSVCVTTQVGCRIGCTFCASTLGGLKRNLEAGEIVAQVVKVQQALDESEERVDSIVIMGIGEPFDNYDNLLSFLKIMNHEQGLNIGARHITVSTSGIVPKIYQFADENMQINFAISLHAPNTELRSRLMPINRAYKLPDLMDAVRYYIEKTGRRISFEYGLFGGVNDTVEHAEELAKLIKGIKCHVNLIPVNYVPERDYVRTPRSQIFEFEKTLKKNGINVTIRREHGSDIDAACGQLRAKERKEETR, via the coding sequence TTGCAAAATGAAATTTCAACTGAGAATCATACTACTAGTGAAGAAAAACCATCAATATATTCATTTCAGCTTGGAGAATTAAAGGACTGGTTAGAGCAACACGGAGAAAAAGCATTTCGTGCTGAACAGATCTATGATTGGCTATACAAAAAAAGAGCCTCATCTTTTGAGGAAATGTCAAACCTTTCCAAAGGATTACGAGATAAGCTTGACGAATATTTTGTTCTAACGACATTAAAAACCATTATTCAACAAACATCTGCTGATGGGACCATCAAGTTCTTATTTGAAATAAAGGACGGATATTCAATTGAGACAGTGTTAATGCGCCATGATTATGGTAATTCTGTCTGTGTGACCACGCAGGTTGGCTGTCGAATTGGTTGTACCTTTTGTGCTTCCACACTTGGTGGCTTAAAACGTAATTTAGAAGCAGGGGAAATTGTTGCACAAGTAGTCAAAGTGCAACAGGCTCTTGATGAATCAGAAGAAAGGGTTGATTCCATCGTCATTATGGGAATTGGGGAACCATTTGACAACTATGATAACTTGCTTTCTTTTTTAAAAATTATGAATCATGAACAAGGCCTAAATATTGGTGCACGTCATATTACGGTTTCAACCAGTGGAATCGTTCCAAAAATTTATCAATTTGCTGATGAAAACATGCAAATAAATTTTGCTATCTCCCTTCATGCACCGAACACGGAGCTAAGAAGCCGTCTAATGCCAATTAACCGTGCTTATAAGTTACCAGATTTAATGGATGCAGTGCGCTATTATATTGAAAAGACGGGGCGAAGAATCAGCTTTGAATATGGTTTATTTGGCGGAGTGAACGATACGGTTGAACATGCCGAGGAATTAGCGAAATTGATTAAAGGGATCAAATGTCACGTTAATCTAATCCCCGTCAATTATGTTCCTGAACGAGATTATGTTCGGACACCAAGAAGTCAAATTTTTGAATTTGAAAAAACATTAAAGAAAAATGGGATAAATGTTACGATTCGCCGGGAGCACGGTTCTGATATCGATGCAGCATGTGGGCAACTTCGTGCAAAGGAGCGAAAAGAGGAGACGAGGTGA